GAAACCGATATGGGggctttccctcccccttctttagCCAAGTTGCCGCTGAAGAGCGAAGAAGAGAACTCACTGTTGATTTGTCTTGTGCTACAAGACTCCCCTTCCCTTACTAGTTGGACACGCTGCGCCTTTCTTACTTCTGCTCTTGCAGCCACTGCTCTTTGGTTGCGAAGTGCCTCCAAAAGGGGTTTCCCCCACCGACTAGATCCCTGGAACAACCCAACATTCCCCCGTGGAGACACCTCACCACTTTTAAGGTAACTTATAACCCCATCTTCGCTACATATCATGATGTCCCCTCCATGCGAGACGCGATCCCCGGCGTAGCAAATGTGCCGCACCCACCCATTGCAGTGAAATACCTGATACCCAAGATACTGAGGTAATCCAGATGCGGAGCCAAACACAGTTTTCTCAGAGTTTTGCCACACTCTCACCGTACCGTCCATTCCCCCACTCAGAAGCAAATCACCATATACTTCTAAGGAAGTTACAGATCCATTGTGCACATGCCCAATGGACTGCACTAACTTTCGTGTCTGGACGTGGTGGGTAAAGTGTTGGAGGGTCCTTGTCTCGCGATTGTCCTCATCGCAGTTCTTTTTGTCGCGCAACACCTGTCGGTATCGGTTGTGCACATCCCACACCAACAGACTGCCGTCCACACCACCTGAGACGGCTAGATCGTTAATGGGATGATAAACGAGAGAAGTAACGCTACACGAACCGTGGTAACCGAGCAACGAAACACCTCGGGGGGCCTGCTCATATAAACACAGGAGTTCAGCCTCGTCGGCATCTCCTTCCGCTCCCCTATCTGATGAGCCGTGCTCGCTTCCCTCCACTGGCCTCtgctcaccatcatcatcatcatcgtcatcgtccCCGCCTTTGTTTGAAGAAGCGGTCTCGCTTGCACTATTGCCTCTACGCCGCACTCGCTTCGATTCCCCAGCAGACTGTCGCATCGCCCGGAGGTGAGAAGCAAAGGGATAGAAGGTAACGTGAACTACCGCTCCGGTACTGTATCCCCACAGCGCCTCACGGTCCTCTTGCGTTGCTTCATTATCTCCCCTCTGCGGCAGAGGCCCAggatttccttttcctgctttgcctgttcttttttgaacAAACCGCCGCACGAGCTCGACAGCCGTCAGACGCGACGAGTCAACCTCCGAAAATACGCAGCCTGATCGGTTGACTTGGCTACAGTACGCATCGTTGCTCGGCACTGTGTGCACGCCATACGCGAGGCGGCAGCCcgctcccttttcctccagcCGGTTACTGGGGCTCTTATCAAGTttgatatttgtttgtggcaAAGGTGGTTTTCTCTCCAGCAGACCATTAGCGCGGTTTCCAACCACATCTCTCATGGCGCTGCCATCACAGTCGCCAAATGAAGGGAATACTTGCCCTAGTTGCGGCTTTAGCGCCTCGAGTAACGACAGAAGTCCAAGGCCCATCAAGTGGTATCGGGCCGCATGTTCACGGAGGAGGATTTCAGGTGGAATGCGCGGAAAGCATTCCCGCCGCACTATTTCCGTACTGGTTGGAAGAGGCGCGCTGCATGGATCATCCATCCACGCGTGCTGGGATGAAATAAGAGCAGCCGTATACTAAGTGTCAGTGTAACAGttgctcttcctccttcctaaTGTCAaacttcctccacctcttccttcctctgtTTCTTGATATTTCCGTCCTCTCTAAATGACAGTTTCAACTTGATAAATATTCTCTTTCCAATTATCTCAGCCGGCTCCTACCGTCGCCGTCTGGAGCCCCGCGAGATTGACGCAAAGTTCACCTCAATGGTGCCCTCAGGAAGCGCACTTATTCCTTGTGTTGATGTGTTGAGAAATAAGTGCTTAGTGTGGGCATTTCAAACACAGGGGAAAACAGTATGCCGAAAGCTCAAGCAGAAACATCGATAACAggtaaaacagaagaaaaaaaaagaaacaagcgtAAACGGAGACGATGGCGTTAGCTGGCGCTCACAGTGATTGCCACATTTGTCTTAATAGGCATAATTCCCTCGACAGTACGCCACCATCAGAGGTGTCCCCACAAGTGCCACCTcatggaaaagaggaagaaaaaagaatgaggtaaaaagaggaggaaagataTGTTCGGGGAAAATAATGACCAATCGAGATTGAGATGTGTGtcaaggaggggaaacacaCTAACAAGTAGCAGtgcaccaaacaaaaaaaaaggtgggtGGAAAGAACAACGTGAAAAACTGACCTTCATCATCACAGACCCTGACGAAGAGGGATATGTCAGAATGGGAAGAGTAAGTGGCATAAGCTGCTTTATGAGCTACTGCACGCAAAACAGGGAGTATGTGAGCACTAAACATAATTCGGTTAATTGTTATGCTTTCCCCTTTGATTGCCACACAAAAGTCACCGGACATGGAAgggtaaacaaaataaatgcgCAGCTCCCGTAATGAAGTGCCGGCCGTGAGAGTGCATGCAACGGTGCCAATCACCTCCCTCTGTCCCTCGCGCTTTGACGTAGGAATGTAAAGGGTAAATGGGTTCACGAATTCTCTCGCCTCCGGCTTGTTTCGTTTCTCCTTCGGGTTTCACCGAGCTTATCCAACCGATGTACTTCTCTTACCAATCAGCCCGCATCCACCTTCAAATATATTACAATCTCCTCATCCCACCCATCCACCACAAGTACCACCCTCTACTCCCCTGCCGCTTCTCCCCCTCACCGATATTTTCCAACATTTCGGCATTATCACCCTTCTTCAATGATCGTCATTCTTCCCACATACTTTGCCCATATCCCTTTCGCCCGGTGCACTGCTTGTTACACCCcgttcattttcttccccacCTTCACAGAGGCCTCAGCATCCTTGCGTTCACCACATCCCAATTAATATTCTCAACTGACgtcttcccttcttctcgTTGATATACCTCAAACATTTGGGCGGTAATTACAGTTCGCCACCAACGTTAAACCATCACAAGACCAACTTCATTAGCCGGAATGCTCGGATAAGACCAGTTGTAGAAGTAGTAGTAAAGGTTTCCGTCCCCGGGGCTGAATTTAAGTTCTTTTAAATACGTCCCATTGTCGTAAATGTCAACAACGTTGCAAACATCGAATCCATTAAGCTTCACGATGATAAGAAGATCATTCACCAACTGTGTTATGCTAACGCTGGTTGCAGCGGTGTAGTATACGTACGCTACCTTCAACAACGAGTGGTTACTGTTGCCGATAATGGTAGAAGGAAGTGAATAGAACGAGAAAAAATCCGTAATCACCTTCTCACAGCCCCCTGTGACACACTTTGTCCCTGTGGGTGTGCCCTTTGAGGCTTTACCGGCATTCTCTTCGTCTTTTCCTGGACCCACCGGCGACTCCACAACGTAGGAGAATACGACACCCTCGCGGGGGAGGAAGTAATGTgccacctcctcctcattgAACACGGGAGCAACATCAAACGACGCCAACCTCTTAAGGAGAAGCTGCGTCACCTGTGGGACATCTGCTGGTTCCATGAGTCGCAAACCACGCGTTTTGGTTTTGTCGGGAAGTCGGTACAGGCGCTCCATAACCGCAACTGGATTCTGAAACCGCTTGTAATGTGGTGGAATCCCAGAAAATTTAACGTCCACAAGCTTCTGTGAGTTCAGGCTGCGGTGGAAGTAATGGCCTTTGGCAAACGGTGTTGGAAGAAGAGTCCCAGATGTGTAGACGGCGTGCCAAATGTTCATGAGATTAACCCGACGCGTCACCTCCTTGATGAGGATGGGCCCAAGTCTTCTCTGCCGAAGTTTTTTGTGCACGCAAAGAAAATTAATCTCGCAAATAGTCTGAGGCTCTAAGTAATCGTTTATAACCTCTTCTCCTCCATCCTCCCCGTGCTCTCTCTTCTCTAGAACCATTTTTGGAGTGCCTAGGCGCATCGTGATCGGGACACCGGCAACGAACCCGAGCACCGACTTGTTGGATTTTAGCCGCACACCAACGTGCCACGACTGGTGATATCCCGGAGGCATAAGTGCCCAGCGCAAAAACTCCTCCGAATAGTTGAATCGAAACATGCTTTCGCTGTCCTCAACATAATTATCACGAAGAAGTTCGTGGACACCTCGAAGGTCCTCAGGGTTGGCTACATCGGGTGACCACCACTCAAATGTTGAGGGAAGACTGTACGGCTCAGCAGGTACCGCATCTAAGGATGATTCCATAATAAACCCAACCTTATCGGCATCAGGAGCACCAGGTTGCCGCACAGGCTGCGTGCTCCAGAACTGGTGTTCCGTAAATGCTTTGTCAGTCATTTTTCAACAGCGGGCAGACTTCTTCAAGTGATTTAAAACAGtgtcccttccccttcagtGTGTGTTGCAGCTGTTCCTCGTCGTAATGTGCGGTTGACGTGTCCTATGTGTCACTTCTGTTAATTtatcttccccctttctatTTCGCTAGatcgacaaaaaaaaacgatattGCTGGAGCAGAACATTCCGATCGAAACTAAatataggcgctttaaaAGAAGATTGCACTTTTGTGCCGCAGGACCACTCggagaaagcaacaacaaatccATAAGTCAAGGACGTGCTCATGCTTGTGAGCAACCTCTGGGTTCAACAGCGGATGCATACACATCTGCATTTAGCTCCCTTATGTGAGATGCGATTCATCCGGTTTGCGGTACACTACTTTTAAACCCACCACTACAACCGTCGCGTCGTATCGACACCCCTTCCCTCCTAAGGAAAGACAACATCACCCCCATTGAACTcctacacaaacacacatcaaATGTTCGTTTCACCCACTAACTACGCTACACATATCCGCACACCTTTCCAGCTACTGAACAAAGTCTGGCATCTCTGGCATATCGAGGAGGTCTTGAAGCACACGTGCAGCCACAAGAATACTAGCCCAAAACCACCACTCCCACCGACGTCGTGCTTCCTCCAGCGAAACCCACCAGATTTCGCGACCCAGTGGCACGGAGTGGCGGGTATTGTGTGTTTCCTTGAGAACAACAACCCCACGCGATGCTTTAATCAACTGCGCTACCTCCTCGTGTAGCTTCCCCACGTCTACATCATTGCGACTCAAAATTCGCCTTGTTTGTAGCGACTGCTGCAGAGATCCGTTGATGGCAGCAACACCAGCGGCGATGCCGGTCTCCATTTTGCTCAAACCACCACCCGCAAATGAGGCGGCTGCCGTGTGGTTCACCTTTACCAAAAAGTTATCGTCTTCAGC
The genomic region above belongs to Trypanosoma brucei brucei TREU927 chromosome 10, whole genome shotgun sequence and contains:
- a CDS encoding N-myristoyl transferase, putative, with product MTDKAFTEHQFWSTQPVRQPGAPDADKVGFIMESSLDAVPAEPYSLPSTFEWWSPDVANPEDLRGVHELLRDNYVEDSESMFRFNYSEEFLRWALMPPGYHQSWHVGVRLKSNKSVLGFVAGVPITMRLGTPKMVLEKREHGEDGGEEVINDYLEPQTICEINFLCVHKKLRQRRLGPILIKEVTRRVNLMNIWHAVYTSGTLLPTPFAKGHYFHRSLNSQKLVDVKFSGIPPHYKRFQNPVAVMERLYRLPDKTKTRGLRLMEPADVPQVTQLLLKRLASFDVAPVFNEEEVAHYFLPREGVVFSYVVESPVGPGKDEENAGKASKGTPTGTKCVTGGCEKVITDFFSFYSLPSTIIGNSNHSLLKVAYVYYTAATSVSITQLVNDLLIIVKLNGFDVCNVVDIYDNGTYLKELKFSPGDGNLYYYFYNWSYPSIPANEVGLVMV